GAAAAAATTAACAACAAAAAACTATAAAGCGGCTTACGAAAATTACAATCCTGACACTACAGCTATCGTTATTGCTTTGAACGATGAAGACAAAGCAAATTCAGTTCATGACCAAGCAACAGCGGATGGTGCTGATTTTGAAAAAATCGCTAAAGACAATACAACAGCAGATAAGACAGAGTACACATTTGATTCAGCAGATACTGATTTGCCAGAAGATGTTATGAATGCTGCCTTTAACCAAGACGAAGGTTCTGTATCAGACGTTATTAAAGTGCTTAATCCATCAACATATTCTTACACTTACTATATTGTGAAAACAACTAAGAAAACAGAAAAAGATTCTGACTGGAAAACTTACAAAAAACGTTTGAAGAAAATTATCTTAGCTCAATATGAAAGTGATACTGACTTCCAAAACAAAGTTATTGCTAAAGCACTTGATAAAGCAAATGTGAAGATTAAAGACCATAGCTTTGCAAGCATCCTTTCACAATATGCAACAAGCTCATCATCAAGCTCATCAAGTTCATCAAGTTCATCAAGTTCATCAAGTTCGACTGAAGAATCTTCTACAACTGAAAGTTCAGATGAATAACATACTTGACCTGAAGCTTAAAATACAGTACAATTAAAAAGATTGAGAATCGTTTTTAAAGTTTCAGATTCAGAAAAGTGGCGGATGTTGCGAGCCATGGAAAAATTTAAAAATGTGCTACTCATGTTTTCTTACCTTTGGGCTTTGAACATCATCTTCTGATGACATCAAGTAAAAGAAGAAAAAACAATTTAAGATATAAATGAAGAATGACAAGTTCATTGAATAGAGGTGGTACCGTGGCTGTTTGTCGCCCTCTGTATGTGGACTTGTCGTTTTTTGATGACAAAAAAGCACAATTTTGATGGATGATTTCAATCTATGGCAAGCGTGAAAGACCGCTTAGTAATAAGAAAAGGAAAGATGTAATGAAACAATTAACTAGTGCGCAAGTGCGCCAAATGTGGTTAGATTTTTGGAAATCAAAAGGTCATTCTGTTGAACCTTCAGCAAACTTGGTTCCTGTAAATGACCCTACATTGTTATGGATTAACTCAGGTGTTGCAACCCTTAAAAAATATTTTGACGGTTCTGTCATTCCTGACAATCCACGTATCACAAATGCGCAAAAAGCTATCCGTACAAATGATATTGAAAATGTTGGTAAGACAGCTCGTCACCACACAATGTTTGAAATGTTGGGAAATTTCTCTGTTGGTGATTATTTCCGTGATGAAGCTATCACTTGGGGATATGAATTATTAACAAGCCCAGAATGGTTTGATTTCCCTAAAGATAAACTTTACATGACTTATTATCCAGATGATAAAGATACTTACAATCGCTGGATTTCACTTGGTGTTGAGCCAAGCCACTTGATTCCAATCGAAGATAACTTCTGGGAAATCGGTGCTGGACCTTCAGGACCAGATACAGAAATCTTCTTTGACCGTGGTGAAGATTTTGACCCAGACCACGTTGGTATCAAACTTCTTGCTGAAGATATTGAAAATGACCGTTATATCGAAATCTGGAACATCGTATTGTCACAATTCAATGCTGACCCAGCTGTTCCACGTTCAGAATACAAAGAATTACCACACAAAAACATTGATACGGGCGCTGGTTTAGAACGTTTGGTTGCAGTTATGCAAGGGGCTAAAACAAACTTTGAAACTGACCTCTTCATGCCAATCATTCGCGAAATTGAAAAATTATCTGGTAAAACTTATGACCCAGATGGCGACAATATGAGCTTCAAAGTGATTGCCGACCACATTCGCTCACTTTCATTTGCTATCGGTGATGGTGCCCTTCCTGGAAATGAAGGTCGTGGCTACGTGCTTCGTCGTTTACTTCGTCGTGCTGTTATGCACGGTCGTCGTCTTGGTATCAAGGAAACATTCTTGTACAAATTGGTTCCAACTGTTGGTAAAATAATGGAATCATACTACCCAGAGGTTCTTGAAAAGCAAGACTTTATCGAAAAAATCGTCAAACGTGAAGAAGAAACATTTGCTCGTACAATCGATGCTGGTTCAAGCATGCTTGATGAATTGTTGGCTGATTTGAAAGCTGCTGGCAAAGATACGGTTGAAGGTAAAGACATCTTCAAATTATACGATACATACGGATTCCCAGTTGAATTGACAGAAGAATTGGCTGAAGATAAAGGCTTCAAGATTGACCATGCTGGCTTTGAAGCTGCTATGAAAGAACAACAAGAACGTGCTCGTGCCAATGTTGTTAAAGGCGGCTCAATGGGTATGCAAAATGAGACATTGTCAAGCATCACTGAAGAATCAGTTTTTAGCTACGAAGATGAAGTCCTTGATTCTACATTGTCAGTTATCATCGCTGATAACGAACGTACAGAAGCTGTTTCAGAAGGTCAAGCCTTGCTTGTCTTTGCTAAAACACCATTCTACGCTGAAATGGGTGGACAAGTGGCTGACCACGGTGTGATTAAAAATGATAAAGGCGATATCGTTGCGCGTGTGACTGATGTTCAAAAAGCACCAAATGGTCAAACACTTCATACAGTTGAAGTCTTGGCAGGCTTGTCAGTTGGTACAACATATACTCTTGAAATCGACAGCAAACGTCGTCACCGTGTGATTAAAAACCACACAGCAACTCACTTGCTTCACGCTGCGCTTCACAATGTTATCGGTGAACACGCTACTCAAGCTGGTTCACTTAATGAAGAAGGCTTCTTGCGCTTTGACTTTACTCACTTTGAAGCTGTAACAGCTGAAGAATTACGTCAAATTGAAGAAGAAGTTAACCAACAAATCTGGAATGCTATTCCTGTTAAGACTATTGAAACTGACATTGATACTGCGAAATCAATGGGCGCAATGGCTTTGTTTGGTGAAAAATACGGTAAAAACGTCCGTGTTGTCACAATCGGGGATTACTCAATCGAACTTTGTGGTGGAACACACGTGTCAAATACAGCAGAAATCGGAATCTTCAAGATTGTCAAAGAAGAAGGTATTGGTTCAGGAACACGTCGTATCCTTGCTGTGACAAGTAAAGAAGCCTTTGAAGCTTACCGTCAAGAAGAAGAAGACCTTAAAACAATTGCTGCTACGCTTAAAGTCCCACAATTGAAAGAAGTCACTAATAAAGTTGCGAGCTTGCAAGAGCAGTTGCACAAATTGCAAAAAGAAAATGCTGAATTGAAAGAAAAAGCAGCGGCAGCGCAAGCTGGTGATGTCTTTAAAGATGTCAAAGAAGCAAATGGTGTTCGTTACATTGCTAGCCAAGTAACCGTTTCTGACGCTGGTGCTCTTCGCACATTTGCGGATAACTGGAAACAAAAAGATTACTCTGACGTGCTTGTATTGGTGGCAGCTATTGGCGAAAAGGTCAATGTTCTTGTAGCAAGCAAAACAAAAGATGTTCATGCTGGCAATTTGATTAAAGCTTTGGCACCAATCGTATCAGGTCGCGGCGGTGGTAAACCAGACATGGCTATGGCTGGTGGTTCAGACGCCGCTAAAATTGCTGACCTTCTTGCAGCAGTTGCTGAAAATCTGTAACATCCGTTAGGCAGTCTTTGACTGATAAAGGAGTTGTTTTGTCAGATGAAATCTAAAAACACACTTTTGAAATTAGCTATCGCTTTTATCGGCATAACGCTGCTGATTCTTGCTTACATTATTATTGTAGATGCTCTGCAAGGTCACGTTAATTGGGTAACCTTACTAGTCGCCTTAGCAGAAGGCAGCCTCCTCAGCAGTTTGATCAAAATGTTACAAGATAGCGGAAAATAAACATAAGCCCACCTTTGGTGGGTCAGACTGAAGACAAAGCCCTTGGGAACAACAGTTTCTAAGGGCTTTTTTCTGTGGATTAGCGATATAATAGAGATAATAATAGCTATGAGGTGAGCCTATGTTCCATAAAGAAAATCCCGATTATAATCGTAAGCAAGTTGGTTTTTAGGCTTAACTTTAGACGATAAAGTGCCTCATTTCACCACTTATGGCAAAAACTACAGTAGTCGGTTTCAAGATAAACAAGTGGTTGAAGCCATTTTTAGTCATGTCTTAGGCAGCTGTATCAATGCGGGCTTAATTGACCCAAGTGAAATTTTTGTAGATGAGACTCATATTAAAGCAGCTGCTAATAACCACAAATACATCAATCAAGAAGTTAACCAACAAGCTAAATTCATGGCGGATCAACTCGAATTTGAAATCAATCGTGACCGTGAGAAACACGCAAAAAAGTGGCTAGGGATCGCCAAAGAAAAAGAGCCCGAAACTAAAAAAGTCTCAACGACAGACCCAGAAAGTGGCTGGTTTCATAAGGGAGAACATAAACAAGTCTTTGCTTATAATGCCCAAGTTGCCTGTGATAAGCATGGTTGGGCACTAGCCTATAGCGTGACAGCTTGAAATGTCCATGATAGTCAAGCTTTTCCAGCTCTTTTTGCTCAACTCAAAGCCTTTCAACCAACCTGCTTAATCGCAGATGCAGGTTATAAAACACCAACGATTGCTCATTATTTACTCTCTCAAAAGATTATTCCTGTTTTCCTTTATACTCGTCCTCATGATAAAAAGGATATGTTACGTCCTAAGGATTTTATTTATGATGATTATTATGGCTATTACCTTTGCCCTGAAAATCAGGTATTAACTTATCGAACTACCAACCGTAAAAATTATCGTGGGTACCAAAGTCAACCAGAAGATTGTCAGAATTGTCCTTTACTAAGCCAGTGTACGACGAGTCAAGCCTTTCAAAAAGTGGTTACCCGTCATGTTTGGAAAGCTGACTTAGAGATTTGTGAAGATATCCGACATCATCAGGGAGTGATTGACCGTTACCGAAAACGCAAGGAAACCACTGAACGCTTATTTGGGACAGCTAAAGAATATCATAATTTGCGTCATACCAGAGAAAGAGGCAAGTCCAAAATGGAGGCAAAAGTTGGACTCACTTTAGCATGCTTAAATCTTAAAAAAACTCGCAAAATGGCTGGCAGGACAGCCTTTTTAGTTTGCCTAAAATTCCTAAAACTAAGCTCATTCGACCACAAAACTTCAAAATATAGAAAAAGACAAACCTCAGAAATAGGGTTTGTCTTCAATCTGACCAGTCCTCGCTAAACGAGGACTGGTTTCTTGCTTAGACTATTATCTTCAACGACATGCGTTAAAAGTTAGTTGAACCGCCGTGTGCCGAACGACACGCACGGTGGTGTGAAAGGGACTACTTGTTAGTTCCTATTCGATTATAGTTTTTAACTATCGAGTCTATTTAAAATAACTATTTTACGAGGGCTTTTTAGACTGCTATAATAGTTACTAAGATTTCAGAATATTTTTACAGAAGATAGAATTGAGGGAAAAATGAAAGTTTCACTTATTCAGATGGCTATCCGTGAAGCGGAGCCTGAGCAAAATAAAAAGAAAGTATTGGAGTTATTGGAAAAAGCGGTGCATGATGCGCCAGATGTGATTGTTCTTCCTGAGATGTGGAATACTGGGTATGCCTTGAAACAGCTGGCAGATACTGCCGATGTTAATGGGAAAGAAACGATAACGGATTTAGGAAATTTTGCTAAGAAACACCATGTTAATTTGGTGGCTGGATCGGTCGCAACGGCAAAAGAAAATCACTTTTTTAATACGACCTATGTGTTTAATCGAGGGGGGCAAGTGATTGCTGATTATGACAAGGTGCATTTGTTTGGCTTAATGGCAGAAGATGAGTACCTGCAAGCAGGCAATAAAGAAAGTGTTTTTGAACTAGACGATGTCAAAGCAGCTAGTGTGATTTGTTATGACATTCGTTTTCCAGAATGGGTGAGAACCTTGATGTCTAGCGGTGCTAAGGTTTTATTTGTAGTAGCTGAATGGCCCAAAGAACGTGTGGAGCAATGGGAGATTTTGTTGCGAGCGCGTGCGGTTGAAAATCAGGCTTTTGTCGTGGCTGTTAATCGGGTTGGCGATGGCATTTCAGATCATTTTTCTGGGCATTCTCTGG
This sequence is a window from Streptococcus macedonicus ACA-DC 198. Protein-coding genes within it:
- the prsA gene encoding Foldase protein PrsA 1 precursor — protein: MANKEKSGFKKVIQSKAFKGVSIAVASALIGAGVTYLATNSNSETKALVTMKGDTITVSDFYNAVKSTSSSQQTMLNLILSRVFEDQYGDKVSDDDVSKAYNTTASSYGSSFSSALSKAGLTSDTYKQQIRTSMLVEYAVKQAAKKKLTTKNYKAAYENYNPDTTAIVIALNDEDKANSVHDQATADGADFEKIAKDNTTADKTEYTFDSADTDLPEDVMNAAFNQDEGSVSDVIKVLNPSTYSYTYYIVKTTKKTEKDSDWKTYKKRLKKIILAQYESDTDFQNKVIAKALDKANVKIKDHSFASILSQYATSSSSSSSSSSSSSSSSSSTEESSTTESSDE
- the alaS gene encoding Alanyl-tRNA synthetase yields the protein MKQLTSAQVRQMWLDFWKSKGHSVEPSANLVPVNDPTLLWINSGVATLKKYFDGSVIPDNPRITNAQKAIRTNDIENVGKTARHHTMFEMLGNFSVGDYFRDEAITWGYELLTSPEWFDFPKDKLYMTYYPDDKDTYNRWISLGVEPSHLIPIEDNFWEIGAGPSGPDTEIFFDRGEDFDPDHVGIKLLAEDIENDRYIEIWNIVLSQFNADPAVPRSEYKELPHKNIDTGAGLERLVAVMQGAKTNFETDLFMPIIREIEKLSGKTYDPDGDNMSFKVIADHIRSLSFAIGDGALPGNEGRGYVLRRLLRRAVMHGRRLGIKETFLYKLVPTVGKIMESYYPEVLEKQDFIEKIVKREEETFARTIDAGSSMLDELLADLKAAGKDTVEGKDIFKLYDTYGFPVELTEELAEDKGFKIDHAGFEAAMKEQQERARANVVKGGSMGMQNETLSSITEESVFSYEDEVLDSTLSVIIADNERTEAVSEGQALLVFAKTPFYAEMGGQVADHGVIKNDKGDIVARVTDVQKAPNGQTLHTVEVLAGLSVGTTYTLEIDSKRRHRVIKNHTATHLLHAALHNVIGEHATQAGSLNEEGFLRFDFTHFEAVTAEELRQIEEEVNQQIWNAIPVKTIETDIDTAKSMGAMALFGEKYGKNVRVVTIGDYSIELCGGTHVSNTAEIGIFKIVKEEGIGSGTRRILAVTSKEAFEAYRQEEEDLKTIAATLKVPQLKEVTNKVASLQEQLHKLQKENAELKEKAAAAQAGDVFKDVKEANGVRYIASQVTVSDAGALRTFADNWKQKDYSDVLVLVAAIGEKVNVLVASKTKDVHAGNLIKALAPIVSGRGGGKPDMAMAGGSDAAKIADLLAAVAENL
- a CDS encoding Transposase, translated to MPHFTTYGKNYSSRFQDKQVVEAIFSHVLGSCINAGLIDPSEIFVDETHIKAAANNHKYINQEVNQQAKFMADQLEFEINRDREKHAKKWLGIAKEKEPETKKVSTTDPESGWFHKGEHKQVFAYNAQVACDKHGWALAYSVTA
- a CDS encoding Aliphatic amidase AmiE yields the protein MKVSLIQMAIREAEPEQNKKKVLELLEKAVHDAPDVIVLPEMWNTGYALKQLADTADVNGKETITDLGNFAKKHHVNLVAGSVATAKENHFFNTTYVFNRGGQVIADYDKVHLFGLMAEDEYLQAGNKESVFELDDVKAASVICYDIRFPEWVRTLMSSGAKVLFVVAEWPKERVEQWEILLRARAVENQAFVVAVNRVGDGISDHFSGHSLVIDPLGKIILQVPDNQEGIFTAELDLTEVEKIRGHIPVFADRKPNLYH